The DNA window AACCACCGGCACATCGCCGTACAGGGTGAGCACGGCCGACCGGCCGGCCGGCCGATCCACCCCGGCGGTGATCTCCACCGGGCCGCGCACCGCGAGCCGCGGCCCGCGCAGATTGACCGGCGGGTTCGGCTGGCCGCCGGAGCCGTCCTGCTGCACGATCCGCCTTCCCAGCCCGACGATCCGCACCCCGCCGGAGCCGGCGGTGCCTCCGGCGACATGCGTCCAGTCGTGGCCGGTGAGAACATCGGCGGCGGTACGGTCGTCGGGCGACGCGTCGTCGCCGGTGCTGACCGCCGCCCACGCGCCGGTCGCCACCGCCACGGCGACCGCGGCCGCCAGCCAGGCCCGGGGATGTATCCGCATGCCATTTCCTACCATTGGAGAGTGTGCGGTCACCCCCCATGGGCGCCGGCATGAGCGCTCGACAGCCAAGCCGAGTGATCGGTGCGGACCAGGACGTGACCCGAAGCGCCCAGCGAGGAGCTGCTACCGCCCTCGAGGCCGGGAACGGCGACAGCTGACCAGTAGCGTCTCAGCGCCGTCAGACGCGCACCCGGGCGAGGTTGTCGATGCGGCCGAACGGCGTGTCCGGGTCGCCGTCGCGCTGGGCGGACACCCGGGCGGTGACGTAGCGGGCGCCGGGTTTCACCTGCCGCGTCAACTCGATGCGGGCGGCGGGCTCGACGGCCTCGTCCACGTCGAACGTGCCGTCGCCGTCCAGGTCCCACGCGACGCGTACCAGATCCGGCGCGCCCTCAGGCGCCTCCGCGACCAGCCGGACCACAGCGGGGTCCTGCGCCGACACACTCAGGGTGACCACCGGCTGCACGCCGCCACGGTGCGTGGCGGAGGCGGGAACGACAACCTGGCCGTCTTCGATCACGTGCTGGGTGTCCACGGCCGGTTCGACGCCCACTTCCACCCAGGCGGCCAGGCTGCGCAGCGCCTCGTGCAGCACGCCGAGGTAGCTCACCGAGTACGTCGGGTACTCCTGGATCTCGTCGTCGCCGTGCAGGGCGTTGTCGACGAACCACAGCCGCACGTCGCCCGGGGCGTGCTCGGCTACCTTCGCGCGATACCAGGCCGCCTGCCAGGGGAAAGCCTCGCGGTCGAGGAGGGTGGCGACCAGGATCATCTTGCCGCTGATCTTCCCGCTCTGCACGGTGCCGGCCGCCCCGGCGGCGAACATCGGCGCGAGCAGGAACGGCCGCTGCGGGTGCACGGGACGGCCCTCGTCGTCGCGGAACTGGTCCCAGACCGTGAACTCGGGCTCCGGCACCTGGTGGCGGTGGTAGGTCTGCGCGGCCAGGAAGTTACTGTTGTCGATCGTCACGGTGTCACCGACGGCGATTCCTGGCGGGAAGTGATCAGGCATGTCGATCACCGCGAGATCTCCGTGCAACCCCTTCACGGGTACGCGTGAACCGTCACTCAGGACCAGTTCGGCGCCCTGTGGCACGACGCCGGGCGTACGCGCGAGCCGCACCGCGACCACCGCGGTGCCCGCCGCCGTGCCACCTTTGAACGCCTCGTCGACGCCGCCCTGCTGCCCGTGGCTCTCCTCGGCGAACGGGCCGAGGTCCGCCTTGTCGGCGCGGGTGACCAGACCGGCGATCGGCGTGCTGTGCCGGACCCGGTCGTGGTGCACCGAGGAGTCCGGGTCGGCGCCGAGGTGGCCCGGCACGGTCCAGAAGTCCTCGAAGTACTGCGGGTCGACGGCGACGACGCCCGGGTAGACCGCGGTGAAGGCGTGCGAGCCCATGGTGCGGTGCCCGAACCAGGACCGCACCGGGAAACCCATCTTCGTGACCTCGGTGAACGCCTCGTGTTCCTCGGGCGTCAGGAACGACAGGTCACCGTCGCCGCCGGCGTCGAACGCCTCGACGATGCGCTCGAGCTTGTCACGCAGCACCCGCTGGGCGTGCATGCGGACCGCGAAGACGTTCGGCGCGGCCATCGGGCTGCCCGGCACGTACGGCACGAACCCGTCCCAGACTCCGGTGGTGTTCTCGGCGCCGCCGATCGTGCGGTACGCGCCGCCGCTGCCGCCGTAGGCGTACCCATGGGTGCGGTGTTGACCGTAGACCTGCCGGGCGATGACCTTGGAGTGCTCGGCGCAGGCGGCGTTGGCTCGGTAACCGGCGATCGTGGGGTCGGCACCCAAGCCCGGACCGCCGGACTGTCCTCCCCCGTTGGTCTCCAGGAAGTAGCCGCCGGCGCTGAACGCGAACCCGATCTTGTCGTCCTGGCCGGTCGCGGTCTGCGCGAGGTGTTCGTGCTGCGGGACCGGGGTGATGTGCTGGAAGAACCGACCCTGGTAGGCGGCCTCCGGTGGGAAGTAGATCGAGAAGCGGGTCTCGGTGCCGGTGAAGCCGCCATGCACGTACCGGTGCGGATGCGGCGTTTCGCGCCACTCGTCGACGTCGACGTAGGGATGTTCGAAAGTCATGGTGGTCCCTCAGATAGCGGTGGTGAGTGCGCTCATCACGTTCTCGCCGGACAGCCGGCGCACGCCGTCGACGAGCAACTGGCCGATGTCGAAGCCGGGGTCGGTGAGCCGCATGAACGTGAGGCCCTCCCAGAGCGCGACGACCTGCCGGGCCACCAGGTCGGCGTCGAGGCCGGGATGGGCGAGACCGGCGCGCTGCCGGCCGGCGATCAGGCGGCTGAAGATCGCGACGGAGTGCCGGGTGCGCCCGGCGAAGTAGTCGGCGGCCGGGTGCCCGGGCGTGGCGGCCTGGCCCTTGAGCATGACGAACAGCCGCAGCCGGTTCTCGGATGAGGTGCGGAACGGGTCGGCGACCGACCGCAGCACCTCGAGGTCGAGGATCGCCTCGTCACTGTCGGCCTGCGACAGCTCCGCCTCGTTGTCGTCGATGCGCTCCAGCGCCGCGACCAGCAGGTGATCCTTGCTCGGGTAGTGGTAGAGCACCGTCGGCTCGCTGGAACCCGACCGTGCCGCCACGCCCGCCGTGGTGACCCTGTCATGGCCGAGCTCGTCGACCAGATCGATGACCGCGAGCACGATCTGTTCCCGGCGCTCCCGGGACCGCTGGTAGGGGCCGCGTTTGCGGGGCGGTGCGCTCTTCATCTCAACCTCCGGCACGAAAGTTGAGTGCAAACTAGCAATCACGCGGTACTAACCGCAAGATCCTCAGAAATATCCCTTGACATCTACACGAACCCCGCCTTCACTCAGCTTTCACGTGAGCCAGGTCGCATCACACCGGCTCCGTCTCCCGCCTCCCGGGCCGCTCAAGGGGTTCCCGTGTCACTTGATCAATCCACATCGCTGCGCCGATATCTGCTCTGGTACACCCTCGCGTTCGCCGCCATCACCGCGGTCTGGGGTGGCGTGCTCGGCGTGACCCTGCCCAACCAGGTCCAGCTGATCGAGTCGGGAAGTGGTTCACCGGCGCCGACGCCGGCGTCGACCTGGCCGCGCTCAACGACCTCAAGGCCGCCGTCGACGCCGGCACCACGGTCGCCACCGCCGAACAGCAGCGCCTGCTCGACCGGCTCGCCGACTTCGACGCCGCCCGCGCCCAGGCGCTGTCGCTGGTCACCGCGCTCGCCGTGGCCGCCACCATGATCGTGCAGCCGGTCGTCGGGGTGCTCTCCGACCGTACCCGCAGCTCTCATCGACGTCCTGCCGGACCGGGCGAGCGCCGGCCGTGACCTCGGCGTCGCCGCCCTCGGCTCCAACATCGGCCAGGCTCTCGGTCCCGTCCTCGCCGGGCAGGTCGTGGCTCTCACCGTGGTTACCGGGCGGTGTGGGCGGTAGCGTGCGCGTTGAGCGCGGTCGCCGCCCTCTCCATCCTCAAGGTCCGCGACGCACGATGAGCTGTGCGAGCCGCAACCGGTCCGAGTGCTCGCCTCGCCGTCGAAGGCTGTGGTTCCCGCCGGCGCCTACGCGGACCGGCCGATCGCGCTCGGCAAGACCGGCGACGAAGCGACCGGCCTGTGGCAGCGCCGGGAGGCGGACATGATCGGGCGGCAACCTACGACCCGGTGATACTCCAGTGCCACGGCTCGGACGGCAGGTTCACCAGGCCGTAACGGCCCGCGTTCGCGGCCATCCAGACGAAGGCCGGGTTCTTCCGGCTGTTGATGCCCTTCCCGCCCGACGTCATGTCGATCGCCAGGCCGAGCTCGTGCAGGGACCGGCCGGGAATCGCGGTCGGCACCCGGCACGACGGGGAGGGCGCGGTCCAGACGTCCGGGCAGCCGTTCGACTTGCGCAACGCGATCTGCTGCTCCTTCGTGCGGAACCCACCCCCGGACAGCTTGATGCCGGCCTTCGCGGCGTCGTCGATCATGCGCTGGAACGGGACGGCCATGATCTTGTTGACGGTCACCCCGTACACCCGGGTGGTCTGTGCCGTGGTGAAGGTGGCGCGCGTCTGCGTGACCACCTGCGCGCTGAGGGCCGTCGCCTGTGCGGCCAGGGCGGACCGGGTCTTCGGCCAGGCCGCCACCGAGGCCTCGGCGTTGGCGACCGCGGTGACCGCCGTCCGGTGCGCGGTGACGGCGGCGGTGACCTGGCGCTTCGTCGCGGCGGACGCGGTACGGGCAGCGGACAGCGCCGTAGCGCTGCGCCGGATGGCAGCCGCACGGGACCGCGCCGTCGCGTCGGCGGCCGTCCACGCCTTCTGCGCCTTGGCGACCCGGTTGCCGCTGTAGGGGCGCTGCTTCTTCGCCGCGCTCACCGCCTTGCGCGCCGCCACGGTCACGGTCTTCGCGGCGGCGTGCTTCGCGCGGGCGACCTGGTCCGCGCTCGTCGCGCGGGTCAGGGCCGCCGTCGCGGCGGCGTCGGCCTTGCGGGCCGCGACGACCGTGGCGTTACGGGTGGTCACGGTCGTGCGCATGGCCGGCAGCTGAGTGGTGAGCCTGGCGTGCGCGGTCTCCAGGTTGAGTTTGCGGGTCATCACCGTGGACCAGGTGGCGCCGGCCTGGACTGCTTTCGGCGTGGCGGCTGCCTCCGCCGGTGCCGCGGTTCCGAGGACCGCCAGCGTGGCCAGGACCGGACCCAGAACAAGTCGTCGTCTCACGGTGGTGACCCCTCCCCATCATGCGGACGAGTCGTATCGGCGCTCTCAGCCCCCGGTTGAGGAATCGCCTCCGGCCCAGAAGTTCCATTCCTCGGCGCTGGTGATCATGACACCTTCGGGCAGGACGAACGGCGTACTCGCGGTGCCGCCCGTCTGCGACCGTCGGGCTCATCAGCCGGAGAAAACCGTTGAAATACCGGTCGCCGAACAGCGCGCACAATTCCCGGAAGTCGGACGGAACGGCGACACCCAACTCGGCGTCGACGGGCTCCCACGCGATGTCACGCCGGTCCGGACGCGCCCGGGTCACCTCGGCGATGCGCTCCACCCACGACATGGCCGCCATTCAATACCATCAACGCCCCGCTGTGTCCCCGGCCCGCCCGTGCTCGTACACCGCCAGCCACGCCTGCCCGCTGTAGGTGGTGCGGATCCGCTCGGTGCCGAGCATCGCGCTCAACTCCGCCCGGCTGAGAAAATGGTGTGCCGGGGAATGCAGCAACCGGGCATTGACGACGCCGACGGCCAGAAGCGGCACGATGACCCGCCCCAGCGAGACGATTCCCCGGTCCCGGATGTGCTCGCCGAGAATCGCGCGCATACCCGCCCCGGCCCGCGGAGTCGTCACCACCAGGCGGCCGCCGGGCGACAGGCGGCTTTTCAGCAACGCCACCGTCCGTGCCGGGTCGGCCAGCGCGTACAGCACGTTGCCGCACAGGATCACGTCGAATTCCCCGGTGACGTCCGCGAGATCGCCGTTCAGGTCGGCGCGCAGGTGAACGACCCCGGCATTCTTGCGCCGGGACCGCTCCAGCATCGCCTCCGAAGCGTCCACCGCGACGATTTCCGCGGGTTGTCTCGCGCGCACGGCAGCCGTCAGGTTCCCGGTTCCGCATCCCGCGTCCAGCACCCGGCGCGGCCCGTCCGGGACCTCACCCATCAATTCCCCGACCATTTTCCGGTACGGGGTGAGCGTCGCGACAACGTCGTAGGAACGGGCGTAGACGTCCCAGATCAGCGTGGTCATCCGCCGTTCCGATCGTCGAGGAAATCGGCTGACTCGTGCAAGAAGTGCCGCCGCGCCGGGTCCGGTTCCGCGTCGGCGGCGGCCCGGATCCGGGCGGTGAACCCGTGGACGAGTCCCCAGGCGGGGTAGGCGAGGACGTCCGGCCGTACCTCGGGGTGAAGGTTTGATATCCGGAGCGGATGCGGGCCCACGGTGATCCCGCCGGGGGCGACACGGCGCAGGGTGGTGCGCAGTTCCGGGATGACGCTCATGACCCAGGCGCGGTCGCCGCGGTGTCGACTATCCTGATAAATCGCCTTGTAGGCGTGCATGGTGGCTGCCAGTGGGGCGTGCGGCGCCTTGGCTGCTCCGGAGACCTCGACGACCGGTTCGGGCAGCCCGCTCAGGGCCCCGGCCGACCGGAGATCGCCCATCTGCTCAACGAGTCCGGCAGCGCCCGCCGGTGCGGCCGGCACCGCCGCAGCCGGTCGAGCCGCACTCGCCACGTCGGCCGGTCGAGACGTGCCCAGCCCCTCGGCCGGCGACGTGTCCAGCAGCGCGATGGCCGGCAGCGAGGCGAGCCCACGACCGTCCACCGTGATCTTCTGGGCGACCGCGACGAGCCCACCGGCCTCGTCATGAACCCCGAACCACCGCACCCGATCAGCCGCCACCCGGTCGTGCCACGGCAGCCAGCCGTCCTCGGTCAGCGCCCGCGCCGGCAGATGCCCGTGCCGCACGTAGGCCGCCCCTTGCAGCCGCTTCGCCGCACCGATCGCCGCCGCCCCGGTGAGCAGCCGGCACTCGTAGGAGGCCCGAAACGTATCCACCGGCATGCCCCGAATGAAATCAACCCGTGTCAATCAAACCCTGGCAACCAGCTGGTCCGGCTGGCGCTCAGCGCTCCTCAGCCCAGCGTGAGCCACCGGATGCCGAGACGCTCCATCCGCACCTCGTCCGCCGGCTCCAGTGGCTGCCGCCCGGTGGCTTTACGCAGCAAGGTAGGCCGATCCCAGCCCAGCTCGCGGGTCGCTGCCCTTGCTTCCGGGCCGAGCTGCAACTGGGTCACGACATCGGCGGCGTCCGCGGTCAGCCACGGTGCACGCCCCAGCGCGTCGGCGACGTCGAGGCCGTGGACGGCGACCTCGACCACGCGCGTGAGCAGGAACTCCGACAGCAGCATCGCGTCCCCGTGCCGGGTGCGCACCACGCGGTCCTCCCGCTCAGCACGACACTCCCGATCCACCCGCTGCCAGGTGGCGGTGAGATCTTCGACAAGCGCGGCGCCGCTGCTCATCTCATTGGCGTGACGCTGCGCCAAACCGATCCGGGCCGCGTTCGTATGAGCCGCGAAACGATCGTCCGGCCGGTAGTAGTCGACCGCGGAGACCTCGGCCCTCACCGGCTCAGGCGCGGTCAGCATTCCCGGTAGCCAGGCGATCACCACGCGGACATGACTCACCAGCTCCCGGACCGTCCACGGCGCACACCTCGTCGAGAGGTTCCACTCCTCCTCGGACAGGCCCGTCACCGCCCGGGAAAGGCTCCCCGCTTCCAGGCGAAACACATCGAGCGCGCGGCCAAGCGTCATGTCGATCAAGCTATCAATCGGCTCAGCACACCGGCCGACGGCGAACTACCGCCACCCAGCACGGCCCACACCTGCACCGACAACCATCCGCGGTGCCCCCGAGTCGGCCACCCTTACCGACCGCCAGCGCTCACGACCAGCCGGACCGGCTGGCGCCCAGTGTTGCCACCGCCCTAACGATCATCACTGACAACCAGCCGAGCAAGGCGAGCTGGCGCCCGGCGCGGTGCGGCCCGAGACGCGACGGTGCCAGCGGCGGTGACGGCGTGGATGAGGTCACACGAAACGCCGGCGCCGCGGGGACAAGGCCACACACAACGCTTATGTGGCGATTCATCAACGCCAGGGCAGGGATGAACGCACACGCACCGTTTCCGTGCGACCTCATCGCGGCCGGCGTGAACTTCGGTGCGCCACCACCCCGGCGACAGAGCGGCATCGTGAGCCACCCCGGGCACGAGCCCACCGTGAGCCACCACCCACACACGAGCCCACCGTGAGCCGCCACCCACACACGAGCCCACCGTGAGCCGCCGTCTCGTTCACCACCCGGACTGGAGATCCACTTAGGCTGAGCGGCATTGGGGTGAAGCGAGCCGGCGCTCAGTGCTGCCACCACGCCGTCGATCAACGCTGAGGACCAGCCGGACCGGCCGGACCGGCCGGTGGCGAGTGCTTCACGGGCGCCACCACCCGCCCGCGCCCTTCAAGCCCGCCACCAGCGCCCCGGCGGCGCGCGTCCAAGCGCACGACCGCCGCCGCGCGTCCAAGCGCCCCGCCGCCGCCCATCCAAACGACCACCGCCGCCGAGCACCCAAGCGCCCCATCGCCCGCGCATCCAAGCGCACCACCGTCTATTGACGTGATCCACGACTCATATTAACGTGACGTCACGGCCGTGTTTATAACGTTTCACAATCGCAACGCCCCCGATTGTCGCTGATTAACAGCCATAGGCGAAACGCTTCGATTCGTCAAGAGCTCAAGCCCCACCGCCGCTCTTTGAAACGATTTCACCCTTGGAGCCGCCGTGCCCCGCACCCTCCTGTCCACCCTCACCGCAGCCGCCCTGCTGATCACCCTCGCTCCCTCTCCCGCGCAGGCCCACACCATCACCGGCGCGCCGGCCGCCCTGCGCACCGACGGCAAGACCGATCCCCTCGGGACCGATCTCGCCCCGCCGCAGCTGAGCTGGCGCGACACCCGAACCGGGCATGTCGCGTACCAGATCCAGGCCGCGACCTCCCCCGCCAAGCTCGCCCATCCGGATCTCTGGGATTCCGGCCGCGTCCGCGGCACGGACATCTCCGCCCGGTACGCCGGCCGCGCCCTCACCGAGCGCACCCGCGTCTACTGGCGGGTCCGCACCTGGACCAGCCGCACGACGAGCACCGCCTGGAGCGCGCCCGCCTGGTTCGAGACCGGGATCAAGGACTGGAAGGCACAGTGGATCGGCAACGAGGACTGGCAGCTGAGCACCAAGCCGGTCACACCCGTGGTCGTCTCGCTGCCGAAGCAGACCGCCCGGTTCGTGCGGCTCGACGTCAGCAAGCTCGGCCTGCCGCTCGCCGAGCAGCCGCTGGACAGCAAGAACCGCGCGGTGATGACCGGCGGGTTCCCGGCGCCCACCTACCGGCTGCAGCTCGCTGAGCTGGAGGTCCGCGACTCCGCGACGCCGGGCGTGAACCTGGCCGAGGGCCGGGGCAAGAACATCACGGTCTCCGAGACGCAGACGATCCGCAAGGAGTGGGAGCCCGCGCTGCTCGCCGACGGTACCGCCCTCGGCTACCAGAGCGCCGCGCACGACTCCCCGGACGCGAGCATCCAGGTCACTCTGGATCTCGGAGCGGACAAGACGTTCGACCGGGTGGTGCTCCAGCCGCGCAAGGACACGCTGACCGCCGACGGCCGGACCGCGAACTTCCCGGTCGACTACCGGATCGAGACGGCGACCACGGACGTGTGGACCACCGCGGCGACCGTTCGTGATCAGCCGACCCCGGAGGCCTGGCTGCCCGAGGCCCTGCCGGTCTTCCAGAAGCGCTTCGCGACGCGATCCACGATCAAAACCGCCCGCCTGTACGTCAGTGGCCTGGGCGTCTACGAAACGAAGCTCAACGGCCGCCGGGTCGGTGACGCCGTCCTGGAGCCCGGCGACGTCGACTACGCCGACCAGGTGCCCTACGCCGCCTACGACGTGACGAAGGCACTCGGCCGCCGGAACACCCTGGACATCGCGGTCGGCAACGGCACGGCCAACGCCCTGGACCACAAGGGCCGCTACCGCAAGTTCGCCAAGCAGGTCAGCGACCCCCAGGTGATCGCCCAACTGGAGATCACCTACACCGACGGCAGGCGCGAGACGATCGCCACCGACCCGACCTGGAAGACCGCCCTCGGCGCCACCACGGTCTCCTCCTGGTACGGCGGTGAGGACTACGACGCCCGCCGCGAGAACCCGGCCACCTGGGAGAACGCCGTCCCGGCCCCGGCGCGGGGTCCGCTGACGGCCCGCATCGGCGAGCCCGTGAAGATCGTCGAGCGGCTCCCCGCCACCCGGCTCGAGAACAGCGTCTTCGACGTCGGCCGCAACATCGCCGGCTTCCCGGAGATCGCCCTCACCGCGCCCGCGGGCACCACGATCCGGGTCTACCCGGCGGAGTCGCTGAACAGCGGCCACGTCGACCAGTCGATCAGCAACGTCGGCGCGCCGATCTGGGACCAGTTCACCAGTAAGGGCGGCACCCAGACCTGGCACCCGCGGTTCACCTATCACGGGTTCCGCTACCTGGAGGTGGCCGGTCTGCCCGAGGGCGCCACCATCGAGGTGGCCGGGCTGCGGACCATGGGCGATTACGACAGCGCGGGCACGTTCGACACCGACAACGACGTCCTCGACGGGATCCACCGGCTGACCCGGCGCGCGGTCGAGGGCAACATGCAGAGCATCCTCACCGACTGCCCGAGCCGGGAGAAGCTCGGCTGGCTGGAGCAGGACCACCTGGCGTTCGACGCGATCGCCCGCAGCTACGACGTCCGCCCGCTGATGGACAAGATCGTCCGGGACATGGTGGACGCTCAGGAGAGCTCCGGCCTGGTCCCGTCGACGGTTCCGGATCACACGTCGCTGGCCGGCGCGTACCGTGACGACCCGAACTGGGGTGGCGCGCTGGTGCTGGTCCCGTGGCAGACCTACCTGACCTACGGTGACCGGGACATCCTGGAGCGCTACTACCCGGCGATGCAGCGCCACCTGGCCTACCTGCAGGGACAGACCGCCCGCTGGGTGAACGGCGTCTACGACTACAGCCTCGGCGACTGGATCACCACCGAGAAGCCGGCCATGCCGAAGGCGATCCCGGGCAGCACCGGCGTCTGGCACATCGCCGACGGCCTCTCCAAGATCGCGACCGTGCTGGGGCGGGAGACAGACGCAGCGACATATCGGACAACAGCCGATTCGCTCGCGAACGCCCTCTGGGCGAAGTACTACGACCCCGCGACCGGTCTCTTCGGCGGCGGCGGTCAAGGCGCGACAGCTCTCGCCCTGGACATCAAGGCGGTCCCGGACAGCGAACGACCCGGTCAGCTGCAGCACCTGATCGACGCGATCGAGGCCAAGGACAACCACCTGATCATGGGCGAGATCTCGTTCCCGTCGGTGCTGCAGGTGCTCAGCGAGGCCGGCCGCGACGACGTGATCTACAAGGTCGCCACCCAGACCACCAGCCCGAGCCTCGGCTTCCAGGTCAAGCAGGGCCTGACGTCGCTCGGCGAGACCTGGGACGGCGGCAGCGGTCAGTCGCAGAACCACTTCATGCTCGGCGCGCTCGACGCGTGGATGCAGCGCCGGATCACCGGCATCGACCAGAAGTCCGGCTCCGCCGGATTCCGCGACCTGGTCATCGCGCCGGCGGTCAGCGGCGGCCCGGCCTCGGCGTCCGGGAGCTTCCTCTCCCCGTACGGCCGGATCGCCACCGCCTGGACCAGGACCGGCGACCGGATCCGCCTGACCGTGACCGTTCCGCCCGGCGCCACCGCCGAGATCCGCCTTCCCGGGCTGACCCGCACGGTCGGCACCGGCACCTGGACGTTCACCGCGAGGAGCGCCGATGCGTAAGGCCCTGACCGCCCTTCTCGCCGGCGCCCTGGTCGTCAGCGGCCTGCAGAGCCCGGCGGCGGCGACAGCGAAGGACATCCCCAAGGACAGCTACCCCAGCATCTACTGGTACTGGAACAACACCATCACGCCGGAGATCACCGACCGGCAGATGGCGGAGATGCGCGCCAAGAACGTCTTCTCGTTCGTGCTGTTCCCCTACGGCGGCGCCGCCCAGCAGCCGGCCTTCTTCACCGAGGCCTGGTTCGACCTGGTCGAGCACGTACTGCGCGAGGCGAAACGCACCGGCATGAAGGTGTGGCTGTTCAACGACAACAACTTCCCGAGCGGCCGGGCCGGCGGCCTGGTCGCCGACGGCGGCACGGTCGGTGACCGCACCTGGCCGGCCCGCCCGGACCTGCGGCTCAAGGCGCTGCTGCGCTCCAGCCGGATCGTCACCGGACCGGCCACCGTGGACCTGGACGAGACGTCCGGCCTGTCGGTCAGCGACGGCAGACTGGTGGTCGACCCGGCGCTGTCGGCGAAACCGGCGCCGCTCACCGGCGGCGCCGGCTGGACCGACTACACGGTCACCGGCAAGGTCACGCTGACCGCAGGCGGCGCGCAGGTCTGGGTCCGGGCCGACCGGGAGCAGCAGGACGGCTATCTGGTCGACGTCGACGTCAAGGGTGTCGCGAG is part of the Actinoplanes missouriensis 431 genome and encodes:
- a CDS encoding family 78 glycoside hydrolase catalytic domain is translated as MPRTLLSTLTAAALLITLAPSPAQAHTITGAPAALRTDGKTDPLGTDLAPPQLSWRDTRTGHVAYQIQAATSPAKLAHPDLWDSGRVRGTDISARYAGRALTERTRVYWRVRTWTSRTTSTAWSAPAWFETGIKDWKAQWIGNEDWQLSTKPVTPVVVSLPKQTARFVRLDVSKLGLPLAEQPLDSKNRAVMTGGFPAPTYRLQLAELEVRDSATPGVNLAEGRGKNITVSETQTIRKEWEPALLADGTALGYQSAAHDSPDASIQVTLDLGADKTFDRVVLQPRKDTLTADGRTANFPVDYRIETATTDVWTTAATVRDQPTPEAWLPEALPVFQKRFATRSTIKTARLYVSGLGVYETKLNGRRVGDAVLEPGDVDYADQVPYAAYDVTKALGRRNTLDIAVGNGTANALDHKGRYRKFAKQVSDPQVIAQLEITYTDGRRETIATDPTWKTALGATTVSSWYGGEDYDARRENPATWENAVPAPARGPLTARIGEPVKIVERLPATRLENSVFDVGRNIAGFPEIALTAPAGTTIRVYPAESLNSGHVDQSISNVGAPIWDQFTSKGGTQTWHPRFTYHGFRYLEVAGLPEGATIEVAGLRTMGDYDSAGTFDTDNDVLDGIHRLTRRAVEGNMQSILTDCPSREKLGWLEQDHLAFDAIARSYDVRPLMDKIVRDMVDAQESSGLVPSTVPDHTSLAGAYRDDPNWGGALVLVPWQTYLTYGDRDILERYYPAMQRHLAYLQGQTARWVNGVYDYSLGDWITTEKPAMPKAIPGSTGVWHIADGLSKIATVLGRETDAATYRTTADSLANALWAKYYDPATGLFGGGGQGATALALDIKAVPDSERPGQLQHLIDAIEAKDNHLIMGEISFPSVLQVLSEAGRDDVIYKVATQTTSPSLGFQVKQGLTSLGETWDGGSGQSQNHFMLGALDAWMQRRITGIDQKSGSAGFRDLVIAPAVSGGPASASGSFLSPYGRIATAWTRTGDRIRLTVTVPPGATAEIRLPGLTRTVGTGTWTFTARSADA
- a CDS encoding maleylpyruvate isomerase N-terminal domain-containing protein is translated as MTLGRALDVFRLEAGSLSRAVTGLSEEEWNLSTRCAPWTVRELVSHVRVVIAWLPGMLTAPEPVRAEVSAVDYYRPDDRFAAHTNAARIGLAQRHANEMSSGAALVEDLTATWQRVDRECRAEREDRVVRTRHGDAMLLSEFLLTRVVEVAVHGLDVADALGRAPWLTADAADVVTQLQLGPEARAATRELGWDRPTLLRKATGRQPLEPADEVRMERLGIRWLTLG
- a CDS encoding TetR/AcrR family transcriptional regulator; the encoded protein is MKSAPPRKRGPYQRSRERREQIVLAVIDLVDELGHDRVTTAGVAARSGSSEPTVLYHYPSKDHLLVAALERIDDNEAELSQADSDEAILDLEVLRSVADPFRTSSENRLRLFVMLKGQAATPGHPAADYFAGRTRHSVAIFSRLIAGRQRAGLAHPGLDADLVARQVVALWEGLTFMRLTDPGFDIGQLLVDGVRRLSGENVMSALTTAI
- a CDS encoding M15 family metallopeptidase, with protein sequence MRRRLVLGPVLATLAVLGTAAPAEAAATPKAVQAGATWSTVMTRKLNLETAHARLTTQLPAMRTTVTTRNATVVAARKADAAATAALTRATSADQVARAKHAAAKTVTVAARKAVSAAKKQRPYSGNRVAKAQKAWTAADATARSRAAAIRRSATALSAARTASAATKRQVTAAVTAHRTAVTAVANAEASVAAWPKTRSALAAQATALSAQVVTQTRATFTTAQTTRVYGVTVNKIMAVPFQRMIDDAAKAGIKLSGGGFRTKEQQIALRKSNGCPDVWTAPSPSCRVPTAIPGRSLHELGLAIDMTSGGKGINSRKNPAFVWMAANAGRYGLVNLPSEPWHWSITGS
- a CDS encoding class I SAM-dependent methyltransferase, whose protein sequence is MTTLIWDVYARSYDVVATLTPYRKMVGELMGEVPDGPRRVLDAGCGTGNLTAAVRARQPAEIVAVDASEAMLERSRRKNAGVVHLRADLNGDLADVTGEFDVILCGNVLYALADPARTVALLKSRLSPGGRLVVTTPRAGAGMRAILGEHIRDRGIVSLGRVIVPLLAVGVVNARLLHSPAHHFLSRAELSAMLGTERIRTTYSGQAWLAVYEHGRAGDTAGR